One Longimicrobium sp. DNA segment encodes these proteins:
- a CDS encoding MGMT family protein yields MPTTEPSTYERIYAAVRRIPRGRVSTYGRVAELAGLGGAARQVGYALHALPPHTTVPWHRVINARGTISLRRGGGHELEQRFLLEAEGVGFDANGRVSLERFGWRGGRKRRKGEDSPE; encoded by the coding sequence ATGCCGACGACGGAGCCGTCCACCTACGAGCGCATCTACGCGGCGGTCCGGCGCATCCCGCGCGGGCGGGTGAGCACGTACGGGCGGGTGGCGGAGCTGGCGGGGCTCGGCGGCGCCGCGCGGCAGGTGGGATACGCGCTGCACGCGCTGCCGCCGCACACCACCGTCCCCTGGCACCGCGTGATCAACGCGCGGGGGACGATCAGCCTGCGCCGCGGCGGCGGGCACGAGCTGGAGCAGCGCTTCCTGCTGGAGGCGGAGGGCGTCGGCTTCGACGCGAACGGGAGGGTGTCGCTGGAGCGCTTCGGCTGGCGCGGCGGCCGCAAGCGGCGGAAGGGCGAGGATTCGCCGGAGTGA